The genomic window TTGAATTTTTTATTAATTAATTAAGTAAGATTAATTACCATTTTAATAAAGTATGTAAAATCTAATGAATTGTAAAAATACTGGTAATAATTTCTTTAAAAGGTGTTAAAATGAATGAATCTCCAGAACAAATAGCTATTGAAAATGAGATAAAAGTACAAAAAGATAAATTTTTATCTTATTTTAATGCGTCTTTACCTAATACAATGGAATTGGAATTTGAAGGATTCTATAGGCGAGGTTTCTTTGTAAGTAAAAAAAGGTATGCTGTAATTGAAGATGGAAAAATTATTGCAAAAGGTTTAGAGCTTGTTAGGAGAGATTGGGCACCGATAGCTAAAAAAACTCAAGAAGATATCTTAATGGCTATTTTAAAAGAAGGGGATGTTGAAAAAGCTGAAAAAATTATTAGCAAAGTCCTCAAACAGATTAAATCTGGAAATTTAGATAGAAAAGAATTAATCATTCATACACAAATCACTAAAAATCTTGATGATTATAAACAAGTAGGCCCTCATGTAGTAGCTGCTCGAGAAATTGAGGCTCATGGAATTAAAGTAGGGAAAGGAACTATTGTACAATATATAATAAGTAAAGGAAAAGGTTCAATTAGTCAAAGAGCAGTTCCTTATGAATACAGTGAAGGAATCGAATATGATAAAGAGTATTATATTGAAAATCAATTGATTCCTGCTGTTTCAAGAATGATGGAACCTTTAGGTTATGATAAATATAGATTAAGAGAATTATCATCTAATGAAAGGCAACAAAGTTTAGATGCTTTCTTTTAATTAATAAGTAATGGGAATTTAGAGAGGTTTAAATCTATAAATAACTTTCTGTAGGAATTTTTATATAATAAAATAAATATACTATTAATATATTTATTTGCTTAATAAAATTTTTATTAAAATTTATAGGTTTGGTAGTTTTATTAAATTTTTATTAGAATTTATAGGTTTGGTAGTTTTATTAAATTTTTATTAGTATTTATAGAATTAAATAGAATTATGATAAAATTGTATAAATGATTGTTATAGATTAATCATTAGAATTTATTGGTGTAATAATGACAAAAGCTGTATTTTTTGATATTGATGATACTCTTGTAGATACTTCAAGTTTTGCTGATTTAGCAAGACATGCGGCTATTGAAAGTATGTGTAATAATGGTTTACCTTTAGAATCAGATGAAGCATATGATTTATTAAAAGATATTATTAAAGAAAAAGGTTCAAATTATTCCAAACACTTTAATATTTTAACAAAAGAACTTTTAGGTAAGGAAGATCCTCTTTTAGTAGCTATTGGGATGACAACATATCATAATGTAAAATTTGCTCTTTTAAGACCTTTTCCAAGAACAAGTGCAATATTAATTTATCTTAAAAGTAAAGGATATAAATTAGGTGCTATTACTAATGGAATTACCAT from Methanobrevibacter olleyae includes these protein-coding regions:
- a CDS encoding TIGR02253 family HAD-type hydrolase, with the translated sequence MTKAVFFDIDDTLVDTSSFADLARHAAIESMCNNGLPLESDEAYDLLKDIIKEKGSNYSKHFNILTKELLGKEDPLLVAIGMTTYHNVKFALLRPFPRTSAILIYLKSKGYKLGAITNGITIKQWEKLVRLNLYHFFDIVITSEEVGVEKPDPGIYIEACRRMACDVKKSVMVGNKLDVDCMGAVNAGMSAILVNSTLSEDEKERVNEEDIDIIVLDSISDVDTVL
- a CDS encoding DNA polymerase domain-containing protein; translation: MNESPEQIAIENEIKVQKDKFLSYFNASLPNTMELEFEGFYRRGFFVSKKRYAVIEDGKIIAKGLELVRRDWAPIAKKTQEDILMAILKEGDVEKAEKIISKVLKQIKSGNLDRKELIIHTQITKNLDDYKQVGPHVVAAREIEAHGIKVGKGTIVQYIISKGKGSISQRAVPYEYSEGIEYDKEYYIENQLIPAVSRMMEPLGYDKYRLRELSSNERQQSLDAFF